AAGAAGGCGGAACCCGACGCGCCGGGCCACATCGCCGCGCCGATGCCCGGCAAGATCTCCACGCTGGCGGTGCAGGTTGGCCAGTCGGTGAAACCGGGTGACAAACTGCTCAGCATCGAGGCGATGAAAATGGAGACCGCGGTCTATGCGCCGGTCGGCGGCGTGATCCGCGAACTCCACGTACAGCCCGGCACCGCGGTCGAGACGCGCGACCTGCTGCTGGTGATTGAACCTGCGGGCAGCAAAGCGGCCTGATCGTGCGCGACCCGATCCGTTCCGGTCCCTTGCGTCGCGCGGTCGCTCCGGCGCAGGTGCGAGTGTGGTCGCGGCTCGGTTCCACTCAGCAGCGCGCGATCGCAATGCTGGAGGCGGGCCGGCTCCGTCCGCCGGCGCTCCTGGTGGCCGCCCACCAGACCGCCGGCATCGGCCGGGGCACCAATCGATGGTGGGCGGATGAGGGATCCCTCTGCGCAACGCTGGTGCTCCCCGTGGTGCCAGCGATGCCCGTCGGCCAGGTGCCGCTGCGGGCCGGCCTGGCCGTCGCCGAGACGCTCGCCCGACATCTGCCGCCTCGCACCGTGCAGGTGAAGTGGCCGAACGACGTGTGGATGCGCGGCCGCAAGCTCGCCGGCATCCTCTCCGCCCGGGTGCGGGAAGCGGACGTGATCGGCATTGGCATCAACGTCACCACCGACCTGCGCCGCGCACCGGCCGACGTGCGCGCGATCGCCACCTCGCTGCGCGAGTGGCTCCCCGCTCCTCCTTCGCGCGCTGCGCTACTGGTAGAGATCTGGCAGGCCGTGCTCGCCACACGCGCGGCCACCGACTGGATGGAACGCTACCGTAAACGCCACGCGCTCGAAAACCGGCTCGTGCTCGCGGAGCTCAATGGCCGCCTCGTGCGGGGACGGTGCGAGGGCCTGGACAACGAGGGGCGGCTGCGCCTGGCCGTCGGTGGCGCACACCTGGCCATCACCGAAGCGACGGTGCAGCTCTGTGGCCGCTCCTCGGGCCAGCCGAAGTCCGCCACTGCAACCGGCCTCGAGATCGCCTGAGCGGCTCTGGCGCCGACTTCGTCGACGTTCGCGACGTGTCTTGCGGGGCGCTCTTCGGACCGCGCCACCCGAAGCCTGAGCGCCATTCCAAGGCTCGGAACCCGCTGCCTCGGCGGCATCCCACATTTGGAGGGATCTCCGCCGCTACTCTGCCGGCGCCATCCGCAGGCGGGCATCCCAACCCACGCGGCCCATCTGCGCGCGACGCGGCGGCCTATTGCACCCTTCCGGCTTTCCCTAGCCGCCCGGTTCGTCTATAGTGGCACTGGAGCTCATTCCGTGGCTCATCTCGTTGCTGGGCGGCCGATCCCGCCCCTTCGCGGAGGGACGGTAGGGGCCTTTTGTGCGACGATC
Above is a genomic segment from Kiritimatiellia bacterium containing:
- a CDS encoding biotin--[acetyl-CoA-carboxylase] ligase, which codes for MRDPIRSGPLRRAVAPAQVRVWSRLGSTQQRAIAMLEAGRLRPPALLVAAHQTAGIGRGTNRWWADEGSLCATLVLPVVPAMPVGQVPLRAGLAVAETLARHLPPRTVQVKWPNDVWMRGRKLAGILSARVREADVIGIGINVTTDLRRAPADVRAIATSLREWLPAPPSRAALLVEIWQAVLATRAATDWMERYRKRHALENRLVLAELNGRLVRGRCEGLDNEGRLRLAVGGAHLAITEATVQLCGRSSGQPKSATATGLEIA